The following proteins are co-located in the Pirellulales bacterium genome:
- a CDS encoding zinc-binding dehydrogenase encodes MKAVLLEAFGGADQLQYQTVDSPTTLPPLHVLVRVHASGVNPLDIQSRRGDYAHSVGLPLILGSEASGVVEAVGEGAGNIGAGDEVFYMTPLLAGAGTYAEQHVVPAAVVVRKPNTLTHVEAAALPLAAGTAWQCLFERGRISPGNSVLIHAGAGGVGSLAIQMATISGARVLTTCRPPNESLVRELGASHAIDYKTTDFVAETLSLTDGRGVDVVIDTVGGVTFKRSIECLASGGRLVSIVDHDQPHNLLNAYSKNAALHFVFTSPDAARLATIATLVERGQLRPVISAELPLQAAAEAHRRIESGGVRGKIVLRVD; translated from the coding sequence ATGAAAGCAGTCCTACTGGAAGCGTTCGGTGGCGCGGATCAACTGCAATACCAGACAGTAGACTCCCCAACGACCCTCCCACCGCTGCATGTGCTGGTTCGCGTTCATGCCTCGGGCGTGAATCCACTGGATATCCAGTCGCGTCGCGGCGATTACGCCCACAGCGTTGGACTACCGTTGATCTTGGGCAGCGAGGCGTCGGGTGTGGTCGAAGCTGTGGGTGAGGGCGCCGGCAATATTGGTGCGGGAGACGAGGTGTTCTACATGACCCCGCTGCTGGCCGGCGCCGGAACCTACGCGGAGCAGCATGTCGTTCCGGCAGCGGTCGTGGTGAGAAAGCCAAACACGCTGACGCACGTCGAGGCCGCAGCGTTGCCACTCGCTGCGGGGACGGCATGGCAGTGCTTGTTTGAGCGGGGACGAATTTCGCCAGGCAACTCGGTCCTCATCCATGCGGGAGCGGGAGGGGTCGGATCACTCGCTATTCAGATGGCGACAATCAGCGGCGCGAGGGTTTTGACCACGTGCAGGCCTCCAAACGAGTCGTTAGTCCGAGAGCTCGGAGCAAGTCACGCCATCGACTATAAGACGACCGACTTTGTGGCTGAAACTCTGTCGTTAACTGATGGCCGTGGCGTGGACGTGGTGATCGACACGGTCGGAGGGGTAACGTTCAAGAGGAGCATCGAATGTCTTGCGTCCGGGGGGCGATTAGTCAGCATCGTCGACCACGATCAACCCCACAACCTGCTCAACGCCTATAGCAAGAATGCGGCTCTCCACTTCGTCTTCACATCCCCGGACGCCGCACGATTAGCGACCATTGCAACGCTGGTCGAGCGAGGTCAGCTCCGTCCTGTCATCAGCGCGGAATTGCCCCTCCAAGCGGCAGCCGAAGCACATCGACGCATTGAGAGCGGCGGTGTGCGAGGCAAAATCGTATTGCGTGTGGATTAA
- a CDS encoding class I SAM-dependent methyltransferase — protein sequence METVAAPLYDFPKYYDLVYGSDWKAEFDFLEGCFERYTDRVVERLFEPACGTGRLLYRFAKVGYDAAGLDLNPKAIAFCNERLVKHGLPPSAFVGDMSDFKLRRKVDAAFNTINSFRHLQTHAQAVGHLRCMASCIARGGLYVLGLHLTPTAVPPMEEESWAARRGNLAVLSRVWVVEHNRRKRQERVGMSFDVYTPTRQLRIVDETAFRTYTAPQMRDLLAEVPEFEIVAIHDFGYDLSYEVVVTAATEDVVYVLRRR from the coding sequence GTGGAAACCGTCGCCGCGCCGTTGTACGACTTCCCCAAGTATTACGATCTCGTGTACGGATCGGACTGGAAGGCGGAGTTCGATTTTCTGGAGGGGTGCTTCGAGCGCTATACCGACCGGGTCGTCGAGCGGCTGTTCGAGCCGGCTTGCGGCACGGGGCGGCTGTTGTATCGGTTCGCCAAGGTCGGCTACGACGCGGCGGGGCTCGACCTCAACCCCAAGGCGATCGCGTTCTGCAACGAGCGGCTCGTCAAGCACGGCCTGCCCCCCTCGGCCTTCGTGGGCGACATGAGCGACTTCAAGCTGCGGCGCAAGGTCGACGCGGCGTTCAACACGATCAACAGCTTTCGCCATTTGCAGACCCACGCGCAGGCCGTGGGCCATTTGCGCTGCATGGCCTCGTGCATCGCCCGGGGGGGGCTCTACGTGTTGGGGCTCCACCTGACCCCCACGGCCGTCCCGCCGATGGAGGAAGAAAGCTGGGCCGCCCGTCGCGGCAACTTGGCCGTGCTGTCGCGGGTGTGGGTCGTCGAGCACAACCGCCGCAAACGTCAGGAGCGGGTCGGCATGAGCTTCGACGTGTACACCCCGACCCGACAACTGCGGATCGTCGACGAAACCGCCTTCCGCACCTACACCGCCCCGCAGATGCGCGACCTGCTGGCGGAGGTTCCCGAGTTCGAGATCGTCGCGATCCACGACTTCGGCTACGACCTGAGCTACGAAGTCGTCGTCACTGCGGCGACCGAAGACGTGGTGTACGTGCTCAGGCGGAGGTGA